In the Candidatus Methanoperedens sp. genome, TCAATCCTGTCAGGGCGTTCATATCGAATTTCCCGGGTAATCCCATGCTGGTTCATCGATAAATTATCTTTCTTTGCAGCATCGGAACTTTCCATCGCCGAATATACTTTCGATTGTCCCCGCAATGATCCTGAAACATTGAATTTATTATTTAGTTTTTTAAATACCGCAGGCGATGTGGCATTATAGCGCATCGATCCTGTTTTTTCAAACCACCTGTCCTTCTGCAAATATACCGAATCTGCAGGGCTAAGGATGATTTTTGCACGTCCTGCCGTAAGATATGAGAAATAATAGGAACTGATATGCCAGTCAGGAGCATGCTTATATCGAACATTCCGGGCAATAACGTCCTGATTCATCGATACATTATCCATTCTTGCCTCGGAACTTTCCATCGCCAAATATACTTTTGAAGATCCTCCCATTGATCCTGAAATATCAAGGTCTTTTATTTTTCGAAATACCTCAGGTGAAGTGACATTATAGCGCATCGATCCTGCTTTTTCTGGGTACCTGGCCCTCTGCAAATATCCCGAAGCGGCTGGGCTCAGGGCGATTTTGGCAGGTCCTGCCATAAGGTATGAGATATGATAAGAATTGTCCCGCCGTTTGGAAGTCTGGGCATAAGAATAATTTATCTCTCTGGTTCCTTTGTTCCTTATAGGCAATAATTTACCATAATTTTTTCCCAGTTCATGATGCATTTGCAGCATCATCTGGTGAAACACATTGAGATAAATAAATTCAGGAAAGATATTGGAATTCAATTGTTTCCATTGACTGATTGTTTGAACATATTGAGATCGAATCGAGTTTCCAGACTGTCCTGAAATCTTAAATGAATCACTCTTTGAACCATATGGTTGGACAATCTCCGGCATTGAAATAAAATTATATCCAGTATTTGCGCTTTTCCCCCGGATATTAAGAAAAACAAGGATTTTGTCCTGTTCAAATGAACCGGTATGATATTTTTTGGAAACGATCTGTTTAACCGAATTTGAAATCCGTTTCAATCCTTTTTCACTCGATTGCAGATGGGGTTCTATGAACTCTATTATAAAAGACACATGTTCCATCGGACTGGTGCCGGATACACTCATGGACTTTCTGACCATCCCGAAATAAAGACTGAAGTGGAACCTGTAATAATTGATGATTGATTTGCTTTTGGGATACGGTCTCAGTTTCCCGCTCTCAATTTTATTACTGAACAATTTGAGGAAGATCAAGGATGGAAGCATTCCTGATTTCCTGATAAAAGCGTATTTATTTAATATCCGCCTGGAAAATTCAAGACCTGTAAAGCCTATCCTGATGTTCTTTGCTGCATTCTTGTTTTTTCTTCTTTCCTGCATTCAATTCTCCTTGTTCATTAGCTTTATATCCTGGGTAACAGTCCTGCCGAAAAATGCCAGAAGCTACAGCAAGCCATGATGGGTAAGAACAAGCGACTCACTTGCAACAGTATTACTTGACGCATTAAGAGTCGGTCCATCCCACTTAATGGGATATGCCTCAAAAAATGCCCACCACATTACAGTATTTCCAGAGGGATCTTGAAGGTAGATAGTGCCATTTTTCCTTTGTATATCTCCATGTATGCCGCTATAGAACCATTCCCATAGCTCAAGATCGGCAAGTCCTGTTTTTAATGTAATGTCCGAATATTTGACGCCTTTTGGGAGCTTATGTTCAAAATCATTAACTCCTCCTTCCTTAATGGTATCAACTTCTATCTGAATGCCCAGACCTGAGACCTCTGTGAAACCGCCTCGAATAATTCCATCTATTTCCACTTTGAATTTAAAAGCCCCGAAGGGCTCATTTCGTGGTGTACCATCCGGCATTATACCTCCTATATGTTCAATATGTTCTTCGATCCTTCAGAATTGATCTTTTTATTTATTTTGCTGACCTCATCGCACCATAGCTTACGCTCTCTATGCTCCATGTTCAAAATCGTATCATAATCCCAGTGGAAATGATATGCCAGAAAGGCTACCTCCTCATACAGTCTGTCGAGGGGGTAGCCAGTTATTCCCCCTGCGACTGCATATCGATATCGAACTTATGTTCGCACTTCGGGCATTTGGTCTTGATCACATTTGACCCGTTCTGGTTGATCCTGGTATACATCTCCTGGAGATACGCAAAGTCTCCTGCAAAGAGCCCTTCTATCACCATTGGAGTTACCATCTTCATGCTTCCCAGTTGTGTAATCACCCTTGAGAGAAGTATGACGGTCAAGTACGCAGGATTTGTCTGAACTCTTGGATCTTTCATGGGCAGTATTTCATCTGCTGCTGTTGCAAGTTTCATCTTGCCCTGTTTGTGAAGAGTTCCGGTCTCGTCAACATATCCCATGGGCAGGGTAAAATCGTGCTCAGTCTGTAAGACTCCCATTTTACCACCTTAAGTTCATTACTTAACTCTCTTTATTCCTTCATGTACAATCTCGATCGATTCTATCAGGACTTCGCTTCCTTTCGCGCTGAAATCCGATGGATCATACTTTGTGGGCCATGCCTCAAAAATTTCCCAGCGTGCTTTATCATTTCCCTCGTCATCAATTGCTATCAGAGATATGCTTTTTCTTGCATCCTGGGAATTTGCTCCTTTATCTTCGATCAGCTGTCTCCAGTTATAAAGATCCAATGAATCAGTAATACCTTTTTTGAGAGTTACATTCCCGTACTTGGTGAGACCGGAAAGCTGTTTCTGATGTGGGGCGTCTATACCCTCTCTGTACTCAATAGGTGTACCGGAATTATCCGGGATTGTTGCTTCTGAAAAACCAGCTATCGTGATTCCTTTGATCTCAACCCTGAATCTGAAATTCCTGTACGGATCATCTCTTGCTCCAGTTGGCATATGCTTTTCCTCCTTTAATTATTTTATTTCGTCAATGTTTTTTGCATTATTCTTATAATTACGAATTCGGCTGGCTTCACAGGCGCCACACCAATATCGATGATTAACTGTCCTGCATCTCTTACCTCGGGCGGATTGTTCTCTGCATCCACC is a window encoding:
- a CDS encoding phage tail protein — translated: MPDGTPRNEPFGAFKFKVEIDGIIRGGFTEVSGLGIQIEVDTIKEGGVNDFEHKLPKGVKYSDITLKTGLADLELWEWFYSGIHGDIQRKNGTIYLQDPSGNTVMWWAFFEAYPIKWDGPTLNASSNTVASESLVLTHHGLL
- a CDS encoding phage tail assembly protein, with amino-acid sequence MGVLQTEHDFTLPMGYVDETGTLHKQGKMKLATAADEILPMKDPRVQTNPAYLTVILLSRVITQLGSMKMVTPMVIEGLFAGDFAYLQEMYTRINQNGSNVIKTKCPKCEHKFDIDMQSQGE
- a CDS encoding phage tail protein, encoding MPTGARDDPYRNFRFRVEIKGITIAGFSEATIPDNSGTPIEYREGIDAPHQKQLSGLTKYGNVTLKKGITDSLDLYNWRQLIEDKGANSQDARKSISLIAIDDEGNDKARWEIFEAWPTKYDPSDFSAKGSEVLIESIEIVHEGIKRVK